A section of the Humulus lupulus chromosome 2, drHumLupu1.1, whole genome shotgun sequence genome encodes:
- the LOC133814564 gene encoding uncharacterized protein LOC133814564: protein MSADPIDPKSSSSSPSLVPPHLALTVPNITSFIKVTLDIKKGQYITWSELFKIHARAYKALDHIIPPSPNKVKPGSSLRDTDPNLWSRVDAVVLQWIYVTISEDLLNTILERDSTAELAWTRLKDIFSDNKNSRALYLDQEFTKV from the coding sequence ATGTCTGCCGACCCCATTGATCCAAAATCCtcctcctcttctccttctctgGTTCCTCCTCATCTTGCTCTTACAGTTCCGAATATCACTAGCTTCATCAAAGTCACACTTGACATTAAAAAGGGCCAATATATAACATGGTCAGAATTGTTTAAGATCCATGCTAGAGCTTATAAAGCTCTTGATCATATCATTCCTCCCTCACCAAACAAAGTGAAGCCCGGTTCTTCTCTGCGAGACACAGACCCTAATCTTTGGTCACGTGTTGATGCCGTTGTTCTACAATGGATATACGTTACAATCTCTGAAGATCTACTCAACACCATTCTTGAACGTGATTCCACTGCTGAATTAGCTTGGACCCGACTGAAGGATATCTTCTCCGACAATAAGAACTCTCGAGCACTTTACCTGGACCAAGAGTTTACAAAGGTTTAA